A window from Mauremys reevesii isolate NIE-2019 linkage group 9, ASM1616193v1, whole genome shotgun sequence encodes these proteins:
- the LOC120372328 gene encoding G-protein coupled receptor 143-like isoform X2 — MASLQLQQFCCQSLATRLVWRFHPQVWNGLCLGSAAVGLLGLLLQALARHRRGCGKVASRGSESRLRAARGIVAAITASSCLGTAGILSRSVLWLAGPPGSASQPPVNGTAGFAGPLCTLAVMWVQYFYTAHFWALFCYALEAVQLLRRPAGCRSLTPYYLLCWGLSSTQCLWGVQQLLSPASARALCAATALLRGQTGRYTASERLQEQQLRRRFTSITVTFTACWLGNVVNDGLLLLEPAWCTETLRLLHVAIRTSWIIVAILNPMSGLLLSLALVGWQQAGQPAGRALRRDEQSSSEDSPEPVLGRVAVPGQLRAPNLLSLLTSGASLELPVISVWQRHALCPQPRCDGRTAGGSGRRS; from the exons ATGGCCTCTCTGCAGCTCCAGCAGTTCTGCTGCCAAAGTCTCGCTACCCGCCTGGTGTGGCGCTTCCACCCGCAGGTGTGGAATGGGCTGTGCCTGGGCAGTGCTGCGGTAGGCCTGCTCGGGCTGCTcctgcaggctctggccaggcacCGCCGGGGCTGTGGCAAGGTGGCTAGCAGAGGCTCAGAGAGCAGGCTCCGTGCTGCCAGGGGGATAGTAGCTGCCATTACTGCCAGCAGCTGTCTGGGCACTGCAG GGATCCTGAGCCGCTCTGTGCTGTGGCTAGCaggcccccccggctctgccagcCAGCCTCCAGTGAATGGGACAGCAGGCTTTGCTGGGCCACTCTGCACTCTGGCTGTG ATGTGGGTGCAGTACTTCTACACGGCTCACTTCTGGGCCTTGTTCTGCTACGCGCTGGAGGCTGTTCAGCTGCTGCGGAGACCTGCAGGCTGCAG GTCCCTGACTCCCTACTACTTGTTGTGCTGGGGCCTGTCCAGCACCCAGTGCCTGTGGGGCgtccagcagctcctgtcccctgCCAGTGCCAG GGCCCTCTGTGCAG ccacagccctgctgaGGGGGCAGACGGGCAGGTACACAGCCAGCGAGCGGCTCCAGGAGCAGCAGCTTAGGAGGAGATTCACCAGCATCACTGTTACCTTCACTGCCTG CTGGCTAGGGAATGTGGTGAACGATGGGCTGCTCCTGCTAGAGCCTGCATGGTGCACGGAGACCCTGCGGCTGCTGCACGTGGCCATCCGGACCTCCTGGATCATTGTG gcCATCCTGAACCCCATGTCAGGACTCCTGCTGTCTCTGGCGCTGGTGGgctggcagcaggcagggcagccGGCGGGCAGAGCTCTCCGCAGGGATGAGCAGAGCAGCAGCGAGGACTCTCCTGAGCCTGTCCTGGGCCGTGTGGCTGTGCCTGGCCAGTTGCGGGCCCCCAACCTGCTCAGCCTCCTGACCTCCGGGGCATCCCTGG agtTACCGGTAATCTCGGTGTGGCAGAGACAtgcgctctgcccccagccacgcTGCGATGGACGGACGGCTGGAGGGAGCGGCAGGCGAAGCTGA
- the LOC120372328 gene encoding G-protein coupled receptor 143-like isoform X1, which translates to MASLQLQQFCCQSLATRLVWRFHPQVWNGLCLGSAAVGLLGLLLQALARHRRGCGKVASRGSESRLRAARGIVAAITASSCLGTAGILSRSVLWLAGPPGSASQPPVNGTAGFAGPLCTLAVMWVQYFYTAHFWALFCYALEAVQLLRRPAGCRSLTPYYLLCWGLSSTQCLWGVQQLLSPASARCDSQRPLAQALAVAHYTAAYVPLLLVLLLNPLLLNRALCAATALLRGQTGRYTASERLQEQQLRRRFTSITVTFTACWLGNVVNDGLLLLEPAWCTETLRLLHVAIRTSWIIVAILNPMSGLLLSLALVGWQQAGQPAGRALRRDEQSSSEDSPEPVLGRVAVPGQLRAPNLLSLLTSGASLELPVISVWQRHALCPQPRCDGRTAGGSGRRS; encoded by the exons ATGGCCTCTCTGCAGCTCCAGCAGTTCTGCTGCCAAAGTCTCGCTACCCGCCTGGTGTGGCGCTTCCACCCGCAGGTGTGGAATGGGCTGTGCCTGGGCAGTGCTGCGGTAGGCCTGCTCGGGCTGCTcctgcaggctctggccaggcacCGCCGGGGCTGTGGCAAGGTGGCTAGCAGAGGCTCAGAGAGCAGGCTCCGTGCTGCCAGGGGGATAGTAGCTGCCATTACTGCCAGCAGCTGTCTGGGCACTGCAG GGATCCTGAGCCGCTCTGTGCTGTGGCTAGCaggcccccccggctctgccagcCAGCCTCCAGTGAATGGGACAGCAGGCTTTGCTGGGCCACTCTGCACTCTGGCTGTG ATGTGGGTGCAGTACTTCTACACGGCTCACTTCTGGGCCTTGTTCTGCTACGCGCTGGAGGCTGTTCAGCTGCTGCGGAGACCTGCAGGCTGCAG GTCCCTGACTCCCTACTACTTGTTGTGCTGGGGCCTGTCCAGCACCCAGTGCCTGTGGGGCgtccagcagctcctgtcccctgCCAGTGCCAG gtGTGACTCGCAGCGCCCACTGGCACAGGCCCTGGCTGTGGCTCACTACACTGCTGCCTACGTGCCGCTCTTGCTGGTCCTGCTGCTGAACCCGCTGCTTCTCAACAGGGCCCTCTGTGCAG ccacagccctgctgaGGGGGCAGACGGGCAGGTACACAGCCAGCGAGCGGCTCCAGGAGCAGCAGCTTAGGAGGAGATTCACCAGCATCACTGTTACCTTCACTGCCTG CTGGCTAGGGAATGTGGTGAACGATGGGCTGCTCCTGCTAGAGCCTGCATGGTGCACGGAGACCCTGCGGCTGCTGCACGTGGCCATCCGGACCTCCTGGATCATTGTG gcCATCCTGAACCCCATGTCAGGACTCCTGCTGTCTCTGGCGCTGGTGGgctggcagcaggcagggcagccGGCGGGCAGAGCTCTCCGCAGGGATGAGCAGAGCAGCAGCGAGGACTCTCCTGAGCCTGTCCTGGGCCGTGTGGCTGTGCCTGGCCAGTTGCGGGCCCCCAACCTGCTCAGCCTCCTGACCTCCGGGGCATCCCTGG agtTACCGGTAATCTCGGTGTGGCAGAGACAtgcgctctgcccccagccacgcTGCGATGGACGGACGGCTGGAGGGAGCGGCAGGCGAAGCTGA
- the LOC120372328 gene encoding G-protein coupled receptor 143-like isoform X3, giving the protein MASLQLQQFCCQSLATRLVWRFHPQVWNGLCLGSAAVGLLGLLLQALARHRRGCGKVASRGSESRLRAARGIVAAITASSCLGTAGILSRSVLWLAGPPGSASQPPVNGTAGFAGPLCTLAVMWVQYFYTAHFWALFCYALEAVQLLRRPAGCRSLTPYYLLCWGLSSTQCLWGVQQLLSPASARCDSQRPLAQALAVAHYTAAYVPLLLVLLLNPLLLNRALCAATALLRGQTGRYTASERLQEQQLRRRFTSITVTFTACWLGNVVNDGLLLLEPAWCTETLRLLHVAIRTSWIIVSYR; this is encoded by the exons ATGGCCTCTCTGCAGCTCCAGCAGTTCTGCTGCCAAAGTCTCGCTACCCGCCTGGTGTGGCGCTTCCACCCGCAGGTGTGGAATGGGCTGTGCCTGGGCAGTGCTGCGGTAGGCCTGCTCGGGCTGCTcctgcaggctctggccaggcacCGCCGGGGCTGTGGCAAGGTGGCTAGCAGAGGCTCAGAGAGCAGGCTCCGTGCTGCCAGGGGGATAGTAGCTGCCATTACTGCCAGCAGCTGTCTGGGCACTGCAG GGATCCTGAGCCGCTCTGTGCTGTGGCTAGCaggcccccccggctctgccagcCAGCCTCCAGTGAATGGGACAGCAGGCTTTGCTGGGCCACTCTGCACTCTGGCTGTG ATGTGGGTGCAGTACTTCTACACGGCTCACTTCTGGGCCTTGTTCTGCTACGCGCTGGAGGCTGTTCAGCTGCTGCGGAGACCTGCAGGCTGCAG GTCCCTGACTCCCTACTACTTGTTGTGCTGGGGCCTGTCCAGCACCCAGTGCCTGTGGGGCgtccagcagctcctgtcccctgCCAGTGCCAG gtGTGACTCGCAGCGCCCACTGGCACAGGCCCTGGCTGTGGCTCACTACACTGCTGCCTACGTGCCGCTCTTGCTGGTCCTGCTGCTGAACCCGCTGCTTCTCAACAGGGCCCTCTGTGCAG ccacagccctgctgaGGGGGCAGACGGGCAGGTACACAGCCAGCGAGCGGCTCCAGGAGCAGCAGCTTAGGAGGAGATTCACCAGCATCACTGTTACCTTCACTGCCTG CTGGCTAGGGAATGTGGTGAACGATGGGCTGCTCCTGCTAGAGCCTGCATGGTGCACGGAGACCCTGCGGCTGCTGCACGTGGCCATCCGGACCTCCTGGATCATTGTG agtTACCGGTAA